The region GATTTAATTCAAGCCTTGTCTTTTGTTTCAGGGGGAATAGTTTATTTTCAGGTAACTTTCTTCCCACAAAAGCATAAGCAATAAAACCCACAATTGGCAAAAAATATAATACTAGAAGCCATGCCCACGTTGCAGCAATATCTCTTCGTTGCCTAAAAACAGTGATAGACGCTCCAATGATATTAATAATTAATATCATTTCAAAAATAAACTTAACCCAATTCATCGCTCTCTCCTCCGTATATCAACTATCATACTTTAAGAATGATAATTTGACACTACCAACATAAGAACAATTATAAAATATGCCGGCTATTTGTGCTTTTTGTTTGTTTCTAATGTTTTTTTGTTGGAATGTAACAATTTGGCAAAGTTATCTTCACAAATTATTCACATTTTATTCATATCATAATCATATAAATAACTTTTTCATTTACTCCCCCCATAAGGTGAATGAGGTCATATGACCAGTTACTTATTACTTGTAGTCATCGTTTGCGATGGCTTTTTTTTTGTAAATAAAAGGCCAAAACCGATAACTGGTCTTGGCTCCAATTAATTTTATACTTTCTCTAATAAAAAACCGTACCCTAACACTGTAGCCTCTTTGCTAGTTGAAAATCTATCAAAATCATAGCGTTCAAAACTTTCTTCCTTGTTCCACTGATAATTGTCAAGTTGCTCACACTGCTTAATAGCATTCCAACTCATCATTAGAGGGATATCACCGTATAATTCACCATTTTGAGGATTGCCACTAATTTCAGCATAACCAACTTTATCCGCTACAAATGATACTTCTTCGAAACCATAAGGTGCAATTGCTCCTGGAATAAAAAATTGGCCAATCCAGTATTCAAAAACATCTGACTTTAAAATAATCAATCCAATGGCTGCATCATCTGCAAGCTCATTATCTTCTTCAATTAATTCAAACCAATTGTTTCGATTCCATTCCTCCCAAATTGGTGCAAAACTTCCAAACTCATTTCGATCACTGTGATCATACTTTTTACCAATGAAAGTTACTTTGTTAAAGTCTTTTAACGTCGTTCTTTGAACTTCTACCATAAATTAATCCATTCCCTTAAATTGTGGTCGTTCGTGCGGTACCATGAATTGACCTGGAACCGGCTTTCTTTTTACATCTGAATCCCAATATCTCGGTATCAAATGAACATGACAATGAAAGACACTCTGTCCCGCTGCGGCTCCAGAATTAACAGCAATGTTATAACCATCGGGATGATACTTTTCGTCTAAAACCACTTTTGTCTCTTCAACTAAATCAAAAACAGCTTTACGTTCCTCTTTTGATAATTCCCAAATTTGCTTAATATGATTTTTAGGCGTTATTAAAGTGTGCCCTTCACTAACCGGAAATAGATCTGGAAATGCACAAGCTAAATTGTTTTCCGCGACATAATCTTCTTCTGTCTTTTGACAAAAAACACAGTTCGGATCTTTCATAATGTCTTCTCCTAACGTAATGGATCCCATGCCGACAAGGGCTCTGGCACCCCATCATTTACCTTCAATTGTTCTTCAGTTAAATATTGGCGATGAACAACTACCTCATAGACAAAGTCTTCAAACCAGTTATCACCCATTGCAAAATAACCATCCTTGCCGTTTTTGTCACCCCAACTATTTTCTACTTTCCATTTAGTAGGTCGATCATCAATCAAATCAACCCCAGTTAATGTCATAGCGTGCGAAACTTCCGCTTCACCAAACTTAAAACGTTCCGCTTTGCTCATACTTAAATCAACTCCGAAAAGCTCATCTTTTTTGAAAAGTTCACTATCTAAAATTCCTTCGGTACGACTCATTTGCTTCAGCACATCATTACCAAACCAAACTGTTTCTCCATCTTTGAGTTGTTGAATAGCTGCCTTTTTTAAATATTCCATGTCAACATTTAAAAATGTAATTGGTTTCCCTCCAATCACGTTGTCTTGTGAAGGTAAACTGTACAATTTGTTATAGGGTTTATCGGGAGAATTAGTGAGAACAACATAATCATCTAAATCAGTTCCAATATATTTTTGATAGAATTCCTGCGGAGTTAATCCACGATCAACATGATATTCTTTATCATCATCTCGGTATTCTAAATCAAACTTAACAGGTGGTTCCCCAACCGCTATAGAAGTCATTCGGTATACTTCCTTCAATAATTCATCCCGCTTATTTTGAAGTTCATCATCAGTTGCACCATCATTTTTTAATTCACGTAACTGAATTGCATCTCTTCTAAGCTTTAAATTCAAAGCATCTGCAAATCCTGTAGTATCTTTAGTATTGAAAGTTTCTGGCATCACCGAAATTGGTACAACACCATATTTTTGAACTAAAGCTGCTGCCATTGCCCATTGACCGCCATCTTCTCCGGGCATACTTAAGTATAATTGAAGTTCACGTTCTAATGGATTTTGATTTGCGAGTTTAATTATTCGATCATAAAAGATGTTGGCACGTTCAATCTTGTCCCAAAAATAAATATACGATTGCGAAAGTTCAAAATCTTTCACGTTATACTTCTTAGCAAAAGTGTGTCGCAAAGTGTTTAATAGCGAAAACATCCAGCACCTGCCACTATGAAGCTGGTTTGTTACCTTCCCCGTTTCAACTTCAACTGAAAAAGTACGATTTAACTTTGATAATACTTCATTATTCTCACTAACTGCATTAACACCATTC is a window of Pediococcus claussenii ATCC BAA-344 DNA encoding:
- a CDS encoding aminopeptidase C, which gives rise to MGLEIDSDLINALQLDLENHKEVDVLRRAVTKNGVNAVSENNEVLSKLNRTFSVEVETGKVTNQLHSGRCWMFSLLNTLRHTFAKKYNVKDFELSQSYIYFWDKIERANIFYDRIIKLANQNPLERELQLYLSMPGEDGGQWAMAAALVQKYGVVPISVMPETFNTKDTTGFADALNLKLRRDAIQLRELKNDGATDDELQNKRDELLKEVYRMTSIAVGEPPVKFDLEYRDDDKEYHVDRGLTPQEFYQKYIGTDLDDYVVLTNSPDKPYNKLYSLPSQDNVIGGKPITFLNVDMEYLKKAAIQQLKDGETVWFGNDVLKQMSRTEGILDSELFKKDELFGVDLSMSKAERFKFGEAEVSHAMTLTGVDLIDDRPTKWKVENSWGDKNGKDGYFAMGDNWFEDFVYEVVVHRQYLTEEQLKVNDGVPEPLSAWDPLR
- a CDS encoding HIT family protein, translating into MKDPNCVFCQKTEEDYVAENNLACAFPDLFPVSEGHTLITPKNHIKQIWELSKEERKAVFDLVEETKVVLDEKYHPDGYNIAVNSGAAAGQSVFHCHVHLIPRYWDSDVKRKPVPGQFMVPHERPQFKGMD